The genome window CAGGGCGCTACGTCGGATCTGGTGCCGCACGCTACCACCATCGTGTCCCTGACCTATGCCGGAGGCGTGCTGATGGCAGGCGACCGGAGGGCCACCATGGGCAACGTGATCGCCAGCCGCCACATTGAGAAGGTGTTTCCGGCGGACATGTTCTCCGTCCTGGGTATCGCCGGAAGTGCAGGCATCGCCCTGGACATCACCCGCCTGTTCCAGGTGGAGCTTGAGCATTACGAGAAGATCGAGGGTACGCGCATGAGCCTCGACGGGAAGGCCAACCGCCTTGCGGCAATGATCCGGGCCAACCTTCCGCTTGCGCTCCAGGGCCTTGCGGTGGTTCCCCTGTTCGCCGGGTTCGACACCACACGAAGGATCGGGCGCCTGTTCTCCTATGACGTCACTGGTGGACGGTACGAGGAGCAGGAGCACCACACGGTCGGATCAGGATCGGTCTTCGCCCGTGGTGCTCTCAAGAAGCTCTGGAAGCCGAACCTCTCGGAAGATGATGCCGTGAGGGTGGCCGTTGAGTCGCTGTACGACGCCGCGGACGACGATTCCGCTACCGGAGGTCCCGACGTCGTGCGCCAGCTGTGGCCGGTGGTTTACACGGTGAACGGAGCCGGCGCACGTCGGATTCCGGAGCGCAGCCTGGCTGAAGCCGCCGAGCAGGTCATCGCGTCCCGCTCCGTGTCCGGAAGGGAGGCGTGACCATGACACAGCAGTTTTATGTGTCTCCGGAACAGCTGATGAAGGACCGCGCCGATTTCGCGCGGAAGGGCATTGCACGCGGGCGATCCGTCGTCGTTCTCAGCTGCCGGGAGGGCATTGCCCTGGTGGCAGAGAATCCCTCTCCATCCCTTCATAAGCTCGGTGAGATCTACGACCGCATCGCTTTCGCGGCTGTCGGCAAGTACAACGAGTTTGAGAGCCTCCGTCAGGCCGGTGTTCGCTACGCCGACGTGCGCGGGTACTCCTACGACCGCGAGGATGTCACTGCGCGGGGGCTGGCGAGCGTCTATGCCCAGAGCCTGGGTGCGGTTTTCACTGCCGAAAGCAAGCCGTTCGAGGTTGAGCTCGCCGTCGCCGAGGTGGGCGCCGTTGTGCAACAGGACCACATCTACAGGCTCACCTTCGACGGTTCGATCGCGGATGAAACCGGATTCATCGTTATGGGCGGTCAGGCAGACGCGGTTGTCGAGGCCCTACGGGGCCGGTGGAGCCCGGAACTGGACTTTAGCGAGGCAATTCGTGCCGCGGTCGATTCTCTCCGGTATGACGGCGGCACCTCCTCTGAGCCGCGTGCCGAGCTGGGCTCGAAGACGCTCGAAGTGGCCGTTCTAGACCGCGATCCCCATACTGCCCGCGGGAGCGCCCGCGCCTTCCGGCGAATCTCAGCCGGTGAGCTGGACTCCATGCTGAACAGTGAACGGGCGACACTGTAATGGACCGGCGGATCTACGGAATTGAGACGGAGTTCGGAATTGCGTATTCCGGACCGAATTCCCGTCCGCTCTCCCCGGAGGAGGTAGCCCGCTACCTTTTCCGGAAGGTGGTGAGCTGGGGCAGGTCATCGAATGTTTTCCTGACCAACGGCTCACGACTGTATCTCGACGTCGGATCCCATCCCGAGTACGCCACGGCTGAGTGCGACGACGTTGCCCAACTGATCGCACACGACCGGGCCGGCGAGCTCATCCTCGAGGACCTCATCACCGAAGCCCAGCGGAAGCTGGGTCAGGAGGGTTACGACGGCCGGGTCTACCTGTTCAAGAACAATACGGACTCGGCGGGCAATTCCTACGGCTCGCACGAGAATTACCTGATTCCGCGCAAACTTGAGTTCTCACGTCTCTCGGACATCCTGATCCCGTTCCTGGTTACGCGCCAACTGCTGGTTGGTGCCGGGAAGGTGCTGAAGACGCAGTCAGGGTCCATCTACGCGTTTTCGCAACGGGCCGACCACATCTGGGAGGGCGTCTCCTCGGCGACGACCAGGTCCCGGCCCATCATCAATACCCGCGATGAGCCGCACGCCGATGCCGAGTTCTACCGCCGGCTGCACGTGATTGCCGGCGACTCGAACATGGCTGAGCCCACCACCCTCCTCAAAGTCGCATCCGTGGACCTGATCCTGCGCATGATCGAGGCCGGAGTCATCATGCGCGACTTCCGTCTTGAGAACCCGATCCGCAGCATCCGCGAGATCTCCCATGACCTCACCGGTCGCCAGCCGCTGAAGCTCGCCAACGGCAGGCGCGTTTCAGCCCTGGACATCCAGCGCGAGTATCTGGCCCGCGCCCGCAGCTTTGTTGAGTCGGAGGGCGCCCATACGCCGCACCTGGGCCGGGTTCTCGAGCTTTGGGAACGTACTTTGCGCGCAATCGAGACTGACAATCACTCACTGGTGGAACGTGAGATCGACTGGGCGGTCAAGAAGAAGCTGATTGAGCGATACATGTCCAAGCATGATCTTGACCTCGATTCGGCGCGCGTCGCACAGATCGACCTCACCTACCATGACATTTCGCGCTCGCGCGGCCTGTTCTTCATGCTGCAGGGGCGGGGAGAGGTCGAACGCGTGGTGGACGACGTCGATATCAAGGCAGCAGTTGACGTACCTCCGCAGACCACCAGGGCGCGGCTGCGCGGAGACTTCGTGCGCCGGGCGAAGGAGGCCAACCGGGACTTCACGGTTGACTGGGTGCACCTGAAGCTGAATGATCGGGCGCAGCAAACAATTCTGTGCAAGGATCCGTTTGCCTCCGAGGACGAGCGCGTGAGCGCCCTCCTGGAACACCTCTGATGCACCCTTTCGGGACTGTTCGGGAGAAACTGGCCGATCAGACCCGTTAGGGTAGGAAAGTCCGGTGCCGAGAGGGCGGCCGGCAGGATCGCGAAACCGCGTTCTCCATCCCACTCGAAAGAAATACCGTGCGAAAAGTATTAGCATTCCTGCTGCCCCTTTTGCTGTTCGTGACAGCGTGCGGCGGCGCCAGCACTCCCGCTGATTTCGGCAACGACGGCGGCAGGACCGCCGGAGCCGCCGAAAGCCTCGAATCTGTCGAGGTTGAAGACGCCGGACCCGATACCGCTCCGGAGGTCACCTTTGACACTCCGCTCGACATCACCGAACAGGGCGCGCGCTCCGTTACGGAAGGTGATGGAGCAGTCGTGGAAGCCGGCCAGAACGTTGACCTGCACGTAGTTTCCCTGAACACCGAGGACGGCTCGTCGATCCAGGACTCATACCAGTCGGGCGCACCGCAGATGCTGGCCATGGACGAGCAGCTCAAGGAAATCTACCCGCCGCTTTACGAGGTGCTGGTGGGCGCGAAGGTCGGCTCGCAGATCGCGTTCGCAATTCCCGCCGACGCGGCGCAGCCCCAGAGCCAGGACGTGCTCCTCGTCCTGCAGGTCATCAGCGCCGAGAACCCGCCGAAGAAGCTCTCTTCGGAGGAAGTTGCGGGGCTGGAGGAAGCAGGACAGCTGCCGACCGTCACCGTGGACGGAGAAGGGGTTCCGTCGATTGAGTTCCCCGAGAATGAGGCTCCCGCTGACCTGGTGGTAAAGGTCATTGAAGAGGGCTCCGGTGAGGAAGTCACCGAGGCAGACACCATTGCTGCCAACTACACCGGATGGAGCTGGCAGGGCGACAAGTTCGACTCCAGCTTTGACCGGGGAGAGCCTTCGGAGTTCCCGCTCAGTGGCGTGATTCCCGGATGGACGCAGGGACTCTCTGGGCTGAAGGTCGGCTCCAAGGTCCTGCTGGTCATCCCGTCCGTCATGGCCTATGGTGACGCACCGGCAGGAGGCCAGCCCGGAGGGCCGCTGGCGTTCTATGTCGAGATCGTTGAAAAAGTACCCGCACAGTAAGGAACACCCATGTCATTTGGACAGCGTGATTACGACCGCACAAAGCCGGAAGTGGATTTCCCCGGCGACGATCTTCCTCAGGATCTCGTGATCAAGGACCTCATCGAGGGTACGGGCAGGGAAGCCCAGCCTGGCGACACCGTCTCCGCGCACTACGTCGGTGTGGCTTTCTCCACGGGTGAGGAATTCGACTCCTCCTGGAACCGGGGTACGCCGCTCGACTTCCGAATCGGAGTGGGACAGGTCATTCAGGGCTGGGACCAGGGAATCCCCGGCATGAAGGTCGGTGGCCGTCGCCGCCTGGAGATTCCGCCGCATCTGGCATACGGAGACCGGGGCGCCGGTTCTGCAATCGCGCCCGGCGAGTCCCTGATCTTCGTGGTGGACCTGATGGGCGTCCGCTAGTCCGGCAGCTTCTGAAACCGGATCCGTCGACGAGCGAGGGGCGGGCAACACCAAGCGGTGTTGCCCGCCCCTCGTCATGTGTCGAAGAGGGAAAAGGGTATCCTTTCCACCGTGTCAGCGAAACGAACCGAGCGTCTGCTCACTCTGGTGATGCTGCTCCTGTCCAGCCGGAGGGGCTGGACCAAGGAGGAGCTGTTTCGCGAGATCGAACTGTACGCGGAGGCACCCACTCCCGCGGCGAGGGAGAAGCTGTTCGACCGGGACAAGGCGACCCTCCGGGAACAGGGGATTCCCGTGGAGTCCTTCAGCGAGGATCCGTTGTTCGAACAGGACAATACATCCATCCGCTACCGGATCAACGCCGAGGATTACCGCCTGCCGGGCATGAGCTTCACGGCGGCGGAGTCAGCCGCACTTACGGTTGCCGCAGGCATGTGGGCCGAAGCCGCACTCGGATCCTCTGCCGCCCGGGCCCTCCGGAAGCTTGAGGGCCTCGGAGTGGGCGCTGGGACAGGCCCCACAAGTCCGATCGACGTGCGCATTCACACCAATGAACCGTTCTGGGATGCGCTGTGGGAGGCAACGGCGAAACGGCGGACGGTTCGATTCGGCTACCGGGCGGCAAGTACCGGGGATGAACGGCAGCGCACGGTTCAGCCTTGGGGCCTCGGGACCCGTTTCGGCCACTGGTACCTCGTAGGTTACGACGTCGACCGCCGCGCCGAGCGTTGGTTCCGGCTCAGCCGCATGACTTCAGCTCCGCTGACGGTCGAGGGCACCTACAGCGTGCCTGCCGATTTCTTGATGTCGGCTTCCCTTGCCTCCTTGCCCGCTGTACATGGAAGCAGCCGCGCAACTGTGGAGGTGCGCAAGGGAACCTGTCAGCTGCTGCGAACCCGTCCCGGGGCAGTCGTAGGGGTGCGCAGCGATGAGTGGGACGTCGTGGACTATGGGTTCACCGACGAGGCCACCGCCGCCGCCGAGATTGCCTCGCTCGGCGCCAACGCCGTCGTTATATCGCCCCCGTCGCTTGCGTTTGAGGTTGTACGCAGGCTGGAAGGTGCCGTTGCGGGGCTGGAGGCCGCGCCGCCGTCGTTCACTCTGCCTGAAAAGCCGGAGCCGCAGACGGCTGGAGCCACGGGCCGAAGAGAAAGCAGCTCCGCTGAAAACCGGTTGCTGCGGCTGCTCGACCTGGTGCCGTACCTGCTCAACCATCCCGGGGTAGAGGTGGCCGCCGCCGCGCGGGACTTCGGTATCTCGCCTGCGCAGCTCATCAAGGACGTGGAGCTCCTGTTCGTAAGCGGTCCGCGATTCTATCCGGACGGGTTGATCGACATTCAGTTGGAGGAGGGACGCATCCAGCTCAGTGATCCACAGGCATTGGGGGAGCCCATCCGATTCGGGCTCGATGAGGTGTGCGCGCTACTGGTTGGATTGGATACCCTGGCCAACCTGCCGGGGCTGCCCGACGATTCCGCGGTCCGGTCTGCCCGCGAGAAACTTCGCGCTGCGGCCGGCAGCACCTCCAGGCTGAACGACTCGTTGGCCGCCGTGCTTACCGAAGATGAGCTGACTCCGGTCCTGTCCACGCTACGGACAGCTATCGAGCAGCGTAGGCAGGTGCACCTTCGGTACGTCGTTCCCGCGCGCGACGAGATGACTGAGCGTTTCGTTGAGCCGCTGCGTGCCTTCCTCCACGAAGACGCCTGGTACCTCGACGCCTGGTGCCATCGGGCAGGCGGACGAAGGAATTTCCGCCTGGATCGGATCCGGGCAATCGAACTCACGGATGCGCCGGCAGTCATGGATGAAAGCTCTCTCAACCCGGCTCCGGACGTATTCGACCGCTCCGTTGCTTCCGAGTCCGTCATCCTGGTCCTGGCCTCAAGCGCTCGATGGATTGCGCAGTCCTACACGGCCGAGCGCTCCGCTGTTACGGACGACGGGCGCCTGGCTGCCGAGATCAAGGTCACAACAACGTCGTGGATTCCCGGTCTCATTGCGGGACAGGGCGGCGAATGCACGGTTGCCGCGCCTTCCCTTCTGAGGGAAAAGGCCCTCACTTTTGCGCGGGCGGCGCTTGAGAATTACGCACCGGTTCGCGGCACCTAGACTGTCCCTATGGAATGGTGGACTTGGATACTGCTGTGGCTTGCCCTCGTTGCGCTGTCCCTTCTCTTCCTGGGGTTCCTCGCCTGGCGGCTCTTCAAGGGGTTCACTGCCCTGATGGACGAACTGGGCCGGGCAGGCGAGCTGCTGACGCCGTCGAATCCTGTCAACGAGGAAAGCGACCCGGTGCAACAACTGCCCGCGGCATTCCGCGACCCGGCGGAAGTGCGGGCGCACATCGCGGTTGCCGCCCGGGAACGCAGGTGGCGGCGACTGGAACGCAGAGTGCGACGCCGGTCACTGCGCGGCCAGCCGCAGCTGCTGCGTGACATGCCGCACCTATGACCTAGACTTAACACGAACGCACCGAGAGGACTTTTCGTCATGCAGATTCAGGGTTGGCACATTCTCATCATCATCGTCATTGCGATCCTGCTGTTTGGTGCGCCCAAGCTTCCGGGTCTCGCACGCAGCGTGGGGCAGTCGCTGCGCATCTTCAAGTCGGAAGTCCGGCAGATGAAGGAAGAGAACGGCCCTAACGACGCCGACGCTTCCTCACCGGTAGAAGGCCGCGTCGTCGATTCCCCGCGCCAGGACACCCACCGGAACACCGGTTCCACCCGCTCCTCGGAGCCGGGTAGCACGTCTTCCACCACCTGAGCAGTAGTATGCCGCGGGTGAAAGGGCGCAAGGCAAACCCTGAAGGGCGGATGGCGCTCAAGGAACATCTCATTGAGGCGCGCAACCGGCTGTTCAAGTCCGCAATCGCGGTTGTCGTTGGTACCGTAATCGGGTTCTTCATCTACAACCCGGTGCTTACGGCACTGTCGGAACCAGTCCGCCAGATCAATCAGGTGGACGGACGGAACGCTGCGCTGAATTTCGACGGCGTCGGATCACCCTTTGACCTGATGATCCAGATCTCGGTCTTCCTCGGTTTGGTGATCGCCAGTCCGGTCTGGCTGTATCAACTCTGGGCGTTCATAACTCCCGGCCTGAAGACGAAGGAGCGCAGGGTTGCCCTCGCTTTCATCGCTGTAGCCGTGCCGTTGTTCCTGGCCGGTCTGTATCTGGCTTGGCTCATCCTGCCCAGCGCCGTGCGGGTGCTGACTGACTTCACACCGGAAGGCTTCGCCAACTTCATCACCGTTCCGGTGTACATCACCTTCATGCTGCGGCTGATGCTTGCGTTCGGTATTGCGTTTCTGCTGCCAGTTGTGCTGTTCGGCCTCAACATGGTGGGCATCATCAAGGGCAAGCAGGTGCTGAAGGCCTGGCGGATCACCGTCTTCCTAATCTGCCTGTTCGCGGCTATGGCTGCGCCGGGCGGAGATGCCATGAGCATGTTTTACCTCGCGGTCCCGCTGCTGCTGCTGTTCTTCGTCGCGATCGGTTTGTGCATGCTCAATGACAAGCGCCGCGAGAAGCGTAACGCCGAACGCGACGCCTACATCGAGGCCAACGCGGACACGGCGTCCAAAATAGACGATCTCTGAACGCCCTCTGAACCCAACGGGTGCGTTCATGCAGGTCAGGAGAGTCTAGGCTTGGACCATGACCTCCCCAGCCGAGCGGTATCAGGCAGCGCAGGCACGCAACCGGTACGCGAAAACCCGGCTCCACCAGTTTGAGCAGACCCTCGACTTCGAGCTGGATGAGTTCCAGCGGGATGCATGCACCTCGCTGGAAGCCGGCAGGGGAGTGCTGGTTGCCGCGCCGACCGGAGCAGGCAAGACAGTAGTCGGGGAGTTCGCCGTGTTCATGGCGCTCACCAATCATTTGAAGGCCTTCTACACCACCCCGATCAAGGCGCTCAGCAACCAGAAATACGCCGAACTCGCGGCGCTGCACGGCGCCGACCAGGTGGGGCTGCTCACCGGTGACACAAGCATCAATTCAGAAGCCCCCGTCGTCGTCATGACAACGGAAGTGCTCCGCAACATGCTGTACGCCGACTCCGACACTCTCGCCGGTCTCGGCTACGTAGTGATGGATGAGGTCCACTATCTCGCGGACCGTTTCCGGGGTGCAGTGTGGGAAGAAGTGATCATCCACCTGCCCACCGAGGTCAAGGTGGTCTCCCTCAGCGCCACGGTATCCAATGCCGAGGAGTTTGGAGCCTGGCTCCACACCGTTCGCGGTGACACCGACGTGGTCGTTTCTGAACACCGACCCGTTCCACTGTGGCAACACGTGATGGTGGGCTCGGACCTGCTGGACCTCTTCGCTGGAGAGGTTGCCTTCGATGAGGCGGCTCCGGAGGGCTCCAGCGGAGCGGAGGAAAAGTTTGCGGTGAACCCCGAACTGCTCGACCTGGCAACCAGCGAAACGCGCCTGAACCAGCGGGCCCGATGGGGCGCGGGAGCCAAGCGGGGCCGCGGTGCCCCGAACCGGTACCAGCGGCCGGCGCCAACTGCGATCCGACGTGCCAGCCGTCCCCAGGTGATAACCGCCCTCGACCGGGAGGGCCTGCTGCCCGCGATCACCTTCATCTTCTCCCGCAACGGATGCGAGGCCGCGGTGGGGCAATGCCTGGAGGCCGGCCTCTGGCTAACCACGGAGTACGAGCGGGGCATCATCAGCGACCGAATCGAGGAAGCCACTCTCGATATCCCGGAGGAAGACCTCGAAGTCCTCGGATACTGGTCCTGGCGGGAGGGCCTTATCCGCGGCTTCGCAGCGCATCATGCCGGCATGCTTCCCACCTTCAAAGAGGTGGTGGAGAAGTTGTTCGAAGAGGGCCTGGTCAAGGCCGTTTTCGCTACTGAGACCCTGGCACTCGGCGTCAATATGCCGGCGCGGTCCGTCGTGCTGGAAAAGCTGGACAAGTTCAACGGTGAAGCACACGTGAACATCACCGCGGGGGAGTACACGCAGCTCACCGGACGCGCGGGGCGACGTGGAATCGACGTCGAAGGCCACGCGGTGGTTCTGTGGCAGCCGGGAACCGATCCCGGCGCTGTGGCGGGACTTGCATCACGCCGCACCTACCCCCTCAATTCCAGCTTCCGGCCGACCTATAACATGAGCATCAATCTCGTGTCCCAGTTCGGTCAGTACCGGACGCGTGAGATCCTCGAGACCTCGTTCGCGCAATTCCAGGCGGACCGCTCCGTTGTCGGCCTCGCTCGCCAAGTGCGTACGCGGGAAGAATCGCTCAAGGGTTACGCCGAGGCGATGACCTGCCACCTCGGGGACTTTTCGGAATACTCGGCGTTGCGGCGTGAGTTGTCGGATCTGGAGGCAGCTGCGTCCAAGGCGGGCGCGCGGAATCGCCGCAGCGCGGCAGCCTCCTCCCTGGAGGCACTCCGCCCAGGGGACGTCGTCGATATCCCTGCCGGCCGGATCGCGGGATACGCGGTAGTTCTAACCAATGAGGCGGCGCGGGAGCCCAGGCCCACAGTGCTCACCATGGAAAAGCACGTGCGCCGGGTATCAGTTCAGGACCTCGACGGTCCCCTTGAGGTACTTTCGCGGATCAGGATTCCGAAGCAGTTCGACGCCCGAAAGCCGAAGGACCGTCGGGACCTTGCTGCCTCGCTCCGAAACTCCTTGAACGAGAGGCGTCCCCCTACAACGCACTCCACCCCCGAGTTCCGCATAGTCGGCACCGACCGCCAGGAGAAGGCTATAGCCGACCTTCGCCGGCGGTTGCGAGCACATCCCTGCCATGGCTGCAGCGATCGCGAGCAGCACGCCCGGTGGGCCGAGCGCTGGTGGAAGCTGCGCAGGGAGACGGACCGCCTCGCGCAGCAGATCCAGGGACGCACCAACACGATCGCCAAGACGTTCGACCGGGTATCGGAAGTACTTGTGACCTACGGCTACCTGCAGGAACATGAGCAGCAGGGCCTCGCCATCACACCTGCCGGGCAGAAGCTCCGCCGCATCTACGGGGAGAAGGATCTCCTGATCGCCCTGTCGCTGGAGCATGGCGCCTTCAACGACCTCGACGCCGCAGAACTGGCTGCCCTGGCTTCGGCACTGGTGTACCAAGCTAAGCGGGAGGAGCGGGGCCTGCGCCCGCGCATGCCGAGCGTGTCGCTGGAGTCCGCCGTCGACGTCGTAATCCGGCAGTGGTCCAAGCTCACCGACCTTGAGGAACAGCACCGCCTGTCCGTCACGAGCGAACCGGACTTCGGGCTCGTCTGGCCGGTCTATAAGTGGGCGCGGGGGAAGGGCCTCCAGAGCGCGCTGCAGGGAACCGACCTCGCGGCCGGCGACTTCGTCCGCTGGGCGAAGCAGATCATCGACCTGGTGGATCAGCTCGCCAAGGTACCTGACCTGCCGCCCGGTTTCCGCAAGCTGTGCATCAACTCCATCGACCTGGTACGCCGCGGCGTCGTTGCATACTCCGCCGTCTCCGAATAATCCCGCTCCAACCCCGAAAGTTGTATACGTGTCGCCAAACGAGTCCAAGCCTGTCCTCTACCGCAACGGCTCCGTCTACAGTGCAGCGGACCCCTTCGCCACCGCAATGCTCGTAACCGGTGACACGGTTGCGTGGGTGGGATCAGAGCACGCTGCCGAGGCGCTTGCTGACAGCAGCATGGACGTCGCCGACCTGCAGGGGGCCCTGATCACTCCCGGCTTCGTGGACTCACACGTGCACACGACTGAGACCGGACTCGCGCTTACCTCCCTCGACCTCAATGGAGTGAACAGCATGGGTGAGCTGCTGGACATGGTCGCCCGGGCGGCGAAGGAGGACGCCGGCACCATCATGGGAAACGGTTGGGACGAGTCCAGGTGGCCGGAGCGCCGGGCGCCCACTGCCGATGAGCTGGAGAATGCCTCGGGCGGTGGCCGAGACGTCTATCTGGTCCGCGCAGATGTGCACTCAGCGGTGGTTTCCGCCTCACTTGGGCAGCGACTGGATCTGCACACCCTCGACGGCTGGGATGAGGGCTTTGTGGTTCGGGAAGCACATCTCGCGGCACGGACGGCAGTGCGAACCCTCGAAGCGGGAGCCCGGGAGCACCTGCAGCGGACAGCACTCACGCATGCCGCTTCACAGGGCATTGTGGCAGTTGTGGAGATGGCGGCTCCTCATATCGCCCCCCGTGAGGACCTCCTCTCGCTTACCGCCCTTTCAGGCCCGCTACCCGAAGTGTTGGCGTACTGGGGCCAGGCAGCGAGTTCCGAGGAGGAGATGCGTTCGCTGCTGGCAGGCTTCGAAGGGCGGGTGCTGGGCCTTGGGGGAGACCTGAACGTGGACGGTTCCATTGGTTCGCATACCGCCAGGATGCGCGTGCCCTATGCAGATAAACCCTCCTGCGGAACCGCTTTCATGCATGCCGACGACGTCGCCGCCCACCTTGGCGCGGCAACCGCGCTGGGCACTCAGGCCGGGTTCCACGTTATCGGTGATGCAGGCCTGGACACCGTAATCGCCGGCCTCGAAAAGGCTGCCACCAGTCACGGGATCGACAGGGTGCGTGCGGCCCGGCATCGGCTGGAACACGTGGAGCTGGCTGACGACGCAGCTATCTCCGCACTGGCCGGCTTCGGCATCACGGTTAGCGCTCAGCCTGGATTCGACGCGTTGTGGGGTGCGCCGGGTGGGCTCTACGAGCAGCGGCTGGGAGAATCCCGCTATCGTCCCATGAACCGGGTCGGTAGCCTGCTAAGCCAGGGCGTCCCGGTCTGTCTCGGCTCGGACTCTCCGGTGACTCGAATGTCGCCCTGGCAGTCGGTGCGCGCATGCCTCACCCACGCAAGTCCGGAGGAAAGAATCTCTGCGCGTGCAGCCTTCCTTGCGCACACCCGTGCCGGCTGGCGCGCGGCCGGAGTAGGGCACCCGATGCTGGGACAACTTGTGCCGGGTGCTCCGGCCTCATTCGCGGTTTGGGAAGTGGCCGAGTTGATGATTCAGACACCGGATACCCGGGTCCAGTCGTGGAGCACGGACCCTCGGGCGGGAACGCCCCTGCTGCCCGCCCTGGATGGCGGAGAGGAGCCGCGATGCCTGGAAACCGTTCACCTCGGGGAGCGGCTCTACGCCAGCGGTGACCTGCCGGGACGGTAGGAACGGGACTGGTTAACGACGGATGAACTCTGATGTAGGACAGGCGGACTCTGACCTGCGGGAACATCCATAACCGCAGGTCAGGGCGCTGTTGACACGTCCTCCACACCACGTAAGCTGTTAGATCTACGGGTCGGAATCCGACAACGGACAGACCTGGCCAAGCCACGCAGACTACGCCAAGGGGGACCAGACGTGCTGGTAACTCTTCCTCGCGGCGGTGGAAGGCTTGGTACTCAAAACGGGTAGGTTTGCACGCCAGTAGAAAACAGCGCCGATCGGTGATCACTGCTGGCCCGAAGGCGTGCAAGCCTACCCGTAATCTGCGCTCCCTTCCTCGTTACCGAACGCTGTCCGCTAACGCGTGTCCCTGCCGCAGGATTCTGCCTTCGCGCGCGACCGCGCCGCGGATAGGCAAGCGTAAAAGTCCTCGCGCCGGTCTGCCTATACTGGGAATTCCGTCCTGATCGCGAGCTGCTGCGCCATGCGCACCCTCACTGTCGAAAGGTTCCTGCGTGCGCGTTGTCACGATCATTCCTACTTACAACGAGCGTGAATCGCTGCCGCTGACCCTAGGCAGGCTCAGGGCAGCCGTCCCGAGTTCGGACGTCCTGGTGGTGGATGACAACAGCCCCGACGGTACAGGCGTTCTAGCGGACGAGATTGCAGGGACGGATGAGAGTGTGCACGTGCTCCACCGTAAAGGCAAGGAGGGCCTTGGCGCGGCGTACAAGGCCGGTTTCCGCTGGGCCCTGGAACGCGGATACGACGTTCTGGTGGAGATGGATGCGGACGGGTCACATCAGCCGGAGCAGCTGCCCGCAATGCTCGATGCAGTTTCGGCGGCGCACCTTGTCATCGGATCCCGGTGGGTGCCGGGCGGATCCGTGGTGAACTGGCCGTTCCACCGCAAGCTACTTTCACGCGCAGGCAGCTTCTACTCCCGAATGATGCTTGGCCTGGGAGTCCGTGACATCACAGCCGGTTACCGCGCATTCCGGCGGGAAACCCTGGAACGCATCGATCTCGACAGCGTTGACTCGGTGGGTTACGGCTTCCAGGTGGATATGACCTTCCGCGTAGCCCAGGAGGGCCTGAAGATCGTGGAGGTACCCATCACTTTCGTCGAACGTGAATACGGTGACTCGAAGATGAGCGGA of Arthrobacter sp. JZ12 contains these proteins:
- a CDS encoding helix-turn-helix transcriptional regulator, coding for MSAKRTERLLTLVMLLLSSRRGWTKEELFREIELYAEAPTPAAREKLFDRDKATLREQGIPVESFSEDPLFEQDNTSIRYRINAEDYRLPGMSFTAAESAALTVAAGMWAEAALGSSAARALRKLEGLGVGAGTGPTSPIDVRIHTNEPFWDALWEATAKRRTVRFGYRAASTGDERQRTVQPWGLGTRFGHWYLVGYDVDRRAERWFRLSRMTSAPLTVEGTYSVPADFLMSASLASLPAVHGSSRATVEVRKGTCQLLRTRPGAVVGVRSDEWDVVDYGFTDEATAAAEIASLGANAVVISPPSLAFEVVRRLEGAVAGLEAAPPSFTLPEKPEPQTAGATGRRESSSAENRLLRLLDLVPYLLNHPGVEVAAAARDFGISPAQLIKDVELLFVSGPRFYPDGLIDIQLEEGRIQLSDPQALGEPIRFGLDEVCALLVGLDTLANLPGLPDDSAVRSAREKLRAAAGSTSRLNDSLAAVLTEDELTPVLSTLRTAIEQRRQVHLRYVVPARDEMTERFVEPLRAFLHEDAWYLDAWCHRAGGRRNFRLDRIRAIELTDAPAVMDESSLNPAPDVFDRSVASESVILVLASSARWIAQSYTAERSAVTDDGRLAAEIKVTTTSWIPGLIAGQGGECTVAAPSLLREKALTFARAALENYAPVRGT
- the pafA gene encoding Pup--protein ligase, with amino-acid sequence MDRRIYGIETEFGIAYSGPNSRPLSPEEVARYLFRKVVSWGRSSNVFLTNGSRLYLDVGSHPEYATAECDDVAQLIAHDRAGELILEDLITEAQRKLGQEGYDGRVYLFKNNTDSAGNSYGSHENYLIPRKLEFSRLSDILIPFLVTRQLLVGAGKVLKTQSGSIYAFSQRADHIWEGVSSATTRSRPIINTRDEPHADAEFYRRLHVIAGDSNMAEPTTLLKVASVDLILRMIEAGVIMRDFRLENPIRSIREISHDLTGRQPLKLANGRRVSALDIQREYLARARSFVESEGAHTPHLGRVLELWERTLRAIETDNHSLVEREIDWAVKKKLIERYMSKHDLDLDSARVAQIDLTYHDISRSRGLFFMLQGRGEVERVVDDVDIKAAVDVPPQTTRARLRGDFVRRAKEANRDFTVDWVHLKLNDRAQQTILCKDPFASEDERVSALLEHL
- the prcA gene encoding proteasome subunit alpha, producing the protein MTQQFYVSPEQLMKDRADFARKGIARGRSVVVLSCREGIALVAENPSPSLHKLGEIYDRIAFAAVGKYNEFESLRQAGVRYADVRGYSYDREDVTARGLASVYAQSLGAVFTAESKPFEVELAVAEVGAVVQQDHIYRLTFDGSIADETGFIVMGGQADAVVEALRGRWSPELDFSEAIRAAVDSLRYDGGTSSEPRAELGSKTLEVAVLDRDPHTARGSARAFRRISAGELDSMLNSERATL
- a CDS encoding FKBP-type peptidyl-prolyl cis-trans isomerase, with amino-acid sequence MSFGQRDYDRTKPEVDFPGDDLPQDLVIKDLIEGTGREAQPGDTVSAHYVGVAFSTGEEFDSSWNRGTPLDFRIGVGQVIQGWDQGIPGMKVGGRRRLEIPPHLAYGDRGAGSAIAPGESLIFVVDLMGVR
- the prcB gene encoding proteasome subunit beta codes for the protein MPEDAAAAIGRAASTSFSEYIADQNPAALPSARAVAGQGATSDLVPHATTIVSLTYAGGVLMAGDRRATMGNVIASRHIEKVFPADMFSVLGIAGSAGIALDITRLFQVELEHYEKIEGTRMSLDGKANRLAAMIRANLPLALQGLAVVPLFAGFDTTRRIGRLFSYDVTGGRYEEQEHHTVGSGSVFARGALKKLWKPNLSEDDAVRVAVESLYDAADDDSATGGPDVVRQLWPVVYTVNGAGARRIPERSLAEAAEQVIASRSVSGREA
- a CDS encoding FKBP-type peptidyl-prolyl cis-trans isomerase, translated to MRKVLAFLLPLLLFVTACGGASTPADFGNDGGRTAGAAESLESVEVEDAGPDTAPEVTFDTPLDITEQGARSVTEGDGAVVEAGQNVDLHVVSLNTEDGSSIQDSYQSGAPQMLAMDEQLKEIYPPLYEVLVGAKVGSQIAFAIPADAAQPQSQDVLLVLQVISAENPPKKLSSEEVAGLEEAGQLPTVTVDGEGVPSIEFPENEAPADLVVKVIEEGSGEEVTEADTIAANYTGWSWQGDKFDSSFDRGEPSEFPLSGVIPGWTQGLSGLKVGSKVLLVIPSVMAYGDAPAGGQPGGPLAFYVEIVEKVPAQ